The proteins below are encoded in one region of Rubripirellula reticaptiva:
- a CDS encoding RNA polymerase sigma factor, with translation MYQETCIKALEQAGAVESKQHLLRWFHKVARNRAIDILRARGENVMQLSDQTLAILEEDWDSRENSRRADLIDALSRCLDVLTPRSREMMSLRYFQDRSGVEIAGMTGTKVTSVYQTIARVHKALAECLREQPEYQS, from the coding sequence GTGTACCAAGAAACCTGCATCAAAGCGCTGGAACAGGCGGGGGCTGTCGAATCCAAACAACACCTGCTGCGGTGGTTTCACAAGGTGGCCCGAAATCGAGCCATCGACATTCTGCGAGCGCGTGGTGAGAACGTGATGCAACTCTCGGATCAGACTTTGGCGATCTTGGAAGAGGATTGGGACTCGCGAGAGAATTCTCGCCGTGCTGATCTGATTGATGCGCTATCTCGCTGTCTGGACGTGTTGACTCCTCGAAGTCGCGAAATGATGTCGCTGCGATACTTTCAAGATCGATCGGGGGTCGAGATTGCCGGGATGACCGGTACGAAAGTGACCTCTGTCTACCAGACCATCGCGCGTGTCCATAAAGCATTGGCTGAGTGCCTGCGAGAACAACCGGAGTACCAATCTTGA